In a genomic window of Candidatus Delongbacteria bacterium:
- a CDS encoding polyprenyl synthetase family protein, translating to MREIQQYLKSAYSEFDKRIKEVLSSDVRFIDLITEYTLRIKGKRIRPSLTMLSASIFGDIKLSAINAAITMELLHNATLMHDDVVDGADTRRGFKTVNKIWNNKTAILFGDYLLANSLITILDTRDFKIMDILSSVSRKLSRGELLQVFKTKKGDFTESMYLDVIKGKTASLISACTQIGAITGGATEEDSTKMAEFGELLGIAFQIRDDILDYTGDKGIFGKENGKDIKEKKITLPLIYALSNTDKKTKNKILKAIRVGIKTKSELDEILKFTIDNNGISIAENKVFEISERAKSIISSINCKNCESIKMLKLLADYLVFRDK from the coding sequence TGTTAGATTTATTGATTTGATCACAGAGTACACTCTTAGAATAAAAGGGAAAAGGATACGACCCTCATTAACTATGCTATCTGCATCTATTTTTGGCGATATAAAATTATCTGCAATAAATGCGGCTATTACAATGGAATTATTACACAATGCCACTCTAATGCATGACGACGTTGTTGATGGTGCTGATACTAGAAGAGGATTTAAAACCGTAAATAAAATCTGGAATAACAAAACTGCAATTCTATTTGGTGATTATCTTCTAGCCAATTCCCTTATCACTATTTTAGATACAAGAGATTTCAAAATCATGGATATTCTTTCATCAGTTTCCAGAAAGTTGTCCAGAGGTGAACTTTTGCAGGTTTTTAAAACTAAAAAAGGTGACTTTACAGAATCAATGTATCTTGACGTTATTAAAGGAAAAACAGCATCTTTAATCTCTGCATGTACTCAAATTGGAGCAATTACAGGTGGTGCAACCGAAGAAGATTCCACAAAAATGGCTGAATTTGGAGAATTGCTTGGAATAGCATTTCAAATTAGGGATGATATTTTAGATTATACAGGAGATAAGGGTATTTTTGGTAAAGAGAATGGTAAGGATATAAAAGAAAAAAAAATAACTTTACCGCTTATTTACGCCCTTTCAAATACTGATAAAAAAACAAAAAATAAGATTTTAAAAGCAATTCGGGTAGGAATAAAAACAAAAAGTGAATTAGATGAGATCCTTAAATTTACAATTGATAACAATGGTATATCTATAGCTGAAAATAAAGTTTTCGAAATTTCTGAAAGAGCTAAATCAATTATTAGTTCAATTAATTGTAAAAATTGTGAATCTATTAAAATGCTAAAATTATTAGCAGACTATTTGGTATTCAGAGATAAGTAA